catgaaatttcttccttgctaaaaacaggattaccaaccaaatttccacatgattttcaggataagcaaacaacagctgaataccagtaacaaacaatatgcaaaaaatggaaatttggttggtaatcctgttttaatcaaggaagaatttcatgctaagcaaatttttgtgcttagcagctctatgaaattgggccctggttgtacccgcaagtttaccacTATAGTTCTTCTGTTGATCTACAACACAGCATTTTCCAATTCATTGTATGCTTGTAGAATTTTACTCTTTCACTGCCGTCTTTTATTTTCTGTGTGAATGGTAAATGTTTCAACCATATTATGGTAGAATGTAGCAGTTttctacagggcccaatttcatggctctgcttactgccgaattctgcgcttacgatcgcgattccgcgcttacgtgcaagcgccgaatttctgcgctagccttgtaagcgtagaatgcctaataaagtggagtatgcacgcgcagaagccaaaatctgccgctaacccgtgaaatacgcttgccgtgagcacagaattccctgcttccgtaagcgtcgattatgtgcttacggtaagcagagccatgaaattgggccctggtcttcaGCTTGGAATTTTGAACATCTGTGTCATGAATTAATCCTACGCTGATTGTCACTTTAATCTGTAGATATCCAATGGGGTCAGAGGGGAGACTACGAGTCTATCAGGAGGCTGTATCACACTTTGGATTAGCATGCTACATTAAAGGGGCAGTCACTTCACTCTTCTTTGTTGCACATGAGTTCCATGATAACTTTGAAGCAGGCGTTCTCACCAATACTAATTGTGGAGGTAAGTTATTGAAGATCCTTCTTtgtttcctttaaagggaatgcaaactgtttggttttagtAACTGTTCGATTAATCCTATACAAGTATAGATACATGtattacaataaaactaaccgtTGACATATTGCCAATAATCTGGCGATGTTTTTtaagaccttatgcacatgatgcatttcagtagggcgccctcacctagaggtcaaaaggaggttgttcattggccaatccatAAATCAGtgagttttgattgtttttcaccgttttcctcaaagatggcggctggatgatgtcaatgcttagcgcgtctaccagtgttgaagaataggcagacgcgcgcgatctagccgtatagctgtagccgaagtcgccgtttcggacacggccttaaggtctattgccattaatttttgaGTGGTTACCAAGCAGATACCTTACCTTAAAGTGCAATCTTGAAACTTGTTGGTGCAGTGACCTGAGATGTTCTTTTGTGTTTCTCTTTAATCAGGAGAGAATTGTCATCGCGGCGGTGCCCTCGGAGCTCTTCTGGGAGCAGAGGCAGGGCGTACAGGGAAAGACGTCCCTAAGGAATTCAAATCTGGCCTTCAAAGTTCACAAGACGTGATTCAGGATATCTTAGATGTTTGGAAATAAACTCATTAagcaaaaatgtttttgtacagTTCTTAAAAGAAAACTCCTCTAGCTATTAGTATTCTTAGAATATAATTTCCAATTTGAATGTGCAAGTTATTCGCTTGTATTTATATTGGTTGAAATCAAGTAAATAAACCAGAAATGGCAATTTTGTTGCACATAGCCATTGTTATTTGGTTGTCTTTATATAATATTTTGGGAACTAAAaaacaagctctggtgtttctaatcaacagggtgtgggttcgagtcctggtcgtaGCACTTTTGTTCTTGAGTATGACACTTAACCAGTgcatttatcaaaaaaaaaaagaatgggATCGCATCGGTGTTCCTAATATGATTGGCTAGCATGCCTTGTTACATGGCACCTTGTTACATGGTgataaaggaacaagttgccttggatcggcggagttggtctttgaaaaggtttttgtaaccttgttataaaatgcatatgactagaaagttattttaaaagtagaatataatgatccacacaagtatcactcgaaattgcgtggttttccttttacctcattgaCAAaaactgtcggccatttattggagtcaactttctgactcccataaatggttgactgtgttagttcgcaaagcaaaaggaaaaccacgcaatttcgaggcaaatgtgtgtatcattgtacatgtattctacttttataacatcttttcaaccaaatacattttataacaaacggaaacaaacgcttttcaaagaccaactcgtccgatccaaggcaacgtgttccttttagttAAGGAATAATTTGTACTTGGAAGCGCCTAGAGCGTTACTGAGTGTCGAATATGAGCGCtatgtaagaagccactattattattgataCTCCTAACATAACCAAAGTTGTACATTGTATTGATTCAAGAGagtaaaaaaacccaaaataaaCCAGATGTGACGCAATTTGGTACCTTGTTTGGATAGAATTAGAAGCAGTGTCATTTTCGTATGTCAGCTATTATCACAAATATTGCcatttgttttgtgtaaaaaagGGATAATTAATATCAACCCAACATTattgagaaacaaaataaaatgttgttaaaTGATTGTTCAATATTATGGTTTTCTGTAATAACAGTACTGGTCTACCAGTCTTAGAAGAAAATAGAACAGTAAACTAacttttttccttcatttttgTGCAtgtgtatttatattacttCAATTGATTGGTCATCTTAATAAAATTGTACAAAACTGTGGAAAAAAGAACTTTATTTTGTCTTCTTAATATATACCGATCTTCAATTTGTCGGTTACTTTTCTGAGGTTTTATCAATATTATGCTTAACATAGTCTTAACACAATGAGGTATGGATACATGATGTaaaaatacattatttcaaaCTCTATTGTGATGTAAATTAAAGTGAACAAAAATGGACACTTAGTTAAAAAATTACATGGGTGGATAATCATCTTTGAAACAGTCCTTTCAGAATCacttgttaaaacaaaagtcaagtattaaaaaaattacttgtttccatGGTAAATATTTTAAGTACACTGTCCCTCATTGAATTCATAGACCACGCCCACCCCTTCACCCTTTTAAGATCCCGGAGCGATGACGATAAAGTACTTGTACAAGTCTACTTTTGATAGCCAATTATCACGGGTACCAGTATGCAAATGTTTTACGTAGAAAGTCCATGGCGTGCGGATACCAGTGGACTGTTGCTATGGTCACATTAAGGTGTTTGCTTGTCACTACGTGCAGTAAATAACTACACGAAACGCTACCCCGTTAAATCAATCACATCGCAAAGTTGATCGCCATTTTGTGAACAGAACGCATTGCCCTTTGGAGTGTATTCGCCCGCCGTTTGGTTGTTAGAGGTGCAACGTCgtcaacacaacacacacatgAAGGTACACGAAGAAGAGTTTCTAACTTCATATTTACACTGATTTACCTCCGCACATTCCACCAACTAAAAAGAAGTGAATTCAACTTGGTTATCGTTACGACGTTTTTATACGCAACATAAAAATTGTTCTTCTGCTGTTTTGATTTGATCTCCAATTCCGTCAAGATGAGTGTAGCAAAGGGAACCAGGAGCCACACGAAACCCATAATTGCAGATGCTTTCACAGTTAAATCACAAATGAAAAATGCACAAGTTATCAGCCCGAAGAAAGCTGGTGCTTTCGTTCAATCGCCGGGAAAGCCGACGGAATTCAGAAAGTTCTACGAAAGAGGAGACTTCCCAATCGCTCTCGAGCATGACACAAAAGGCAACAAGATCGCATGGAAGGTAAAGATCCCCTTTTATTCACCACTTTTAGTTACGCAGAGACTAAAGTTTGCATTTTATCGACTAAATATTCAAGGTTTAGAAATTATTTGGGATGTCTTCAATTCAAACTGCTTCTTTATACTTtcttaactttgttttgttttaaaaactttacACCAAAATCAACACAAATTTCAATATTTGAAAGTTGCAAATTCCTGAATCAGCTTGATCAGTGTTGCATAAAAACCATGATAGTTACCGATTTCAATGTGTCCAGAATGCAGACTATACTATACCAATCTACCACTAGCCACAGTTTCAGTCTAAACAATTGTTCTAACATTgtctatttgtttttatttacattttttagaTAACTTCAACATATTCAATCCATTTCTTCTTTTTCCCTTTTGTTTCATCCAGGTGGAGATAGACAAGCTCGACTACCATCACTACCTTCCCATGTTCTTCGATGGACTCAAGGAAACAGCTCACCCCTACGAGTTCTTCGCTCGGCAAGGCGTTCACGACATGCTGGAGCACGGCGGCTCAAACAAAATCCTTCCAGTTATCCCCCAGTTAATCATCCCCATCAAGGAAGCCCTAAATCTGCGGAATCCCAAAGTTCTCTGTACGACGCTGAAGGTCCTTCAACATCTGGTGGTATCAGCCGACATGGTCGGAGAGGCGCTCGTTCCATACTACCGACAAATCCTTCCGATCCTTAACACCTTCAAGGCACAGAACCTGAACATCGGAGACGGCATCGACTACGGACAGCAGAAGAGGGAGAATGTCGGAGATCTTATTCAGGAAACGTTAGAAGCGTTTGAGAAACACGGTGGTGACGACGCATTCATTAACATTAAATATATGGTGCCAACCTTTGAATCATCAGTTCTCAattaaatgtatataaaaatgtttattaACTGAATTTTGGCAGCAAACAATCCAGTTTAAAAAAGGCATCAAAGTTGTACTGGTAgtgcaaagaaaaatttgtaaatattattgacATCACCTTCATTTTGAAGaacaaaagtttgtttgttGCCAAACATCGAAATATTGTCACCAATCAACACTGATTCATAACTGTGATTAGTTTTCATCTACTGGCGTGTTCCTTTTACCCAAGAAGAAACGGCTGGTTTAGTTTTGGGTCCAGGAAGTTTCGTAAAGAAGTATTTGTAACAATGTTTGAATGGTTGTTACACTCAAGGAATAAGTAACTATGTcagtaaaataaattattaaaatctTCTCGGATGAAAACAATTGAATTGGGATCAAATAATCTTGTTGAGAACATTCATTCTTGAAGttttcttagtaaaaaaaaaaaaatagaattgaTCTGTGCGAGTATTGCTAAATACGGCTGTTTTATTGCCCCAAAACAGCACAAAACCTAAAATCTTGGACGTTTGTTAAGTTTACACAGCAGTTTGAAAAGAAAAGTCAATTTTGAAAAACAGTCTGAAGTTTttatacaacaaataatttttttaaattccgtccataattttgattttaaataaattctTTTTCATATGCATTGTTTTCTTCCAAATGAGCCGTCCATTCataaaaaccaaaccaaaaataagaaaaacaaagtgCTAAAATGAGTCTAAATTGGAAAGTTCTGAATAATATAGAAACTTATATGTTAAACTGCAGTTTGTAATTACCTTAGAACTATGACTTCACTTTCAGACAGggaacacttttggtaagttCTCAAAAATTGAATTGTtgtaaaaactttcttggtaaagagcattggagagctggtgATGTTATACTGTAACATATTGTTAGAAACAATATCCTTTGAGCTAATGTGGTTTTAGAGcatgaaagaggtaatttgtcacaaacaaatttgaatcttcTTAAAAGGCTGCAGgcatgaagcatctgaaagcacacaattccaAATGTATGCACCAacggtttttttctttcattatttccttGCAATTACCAATTGCGCCCACAAtatcaaaggtttgttattttatttttgagaaacaccaactgagGAAGCTAATCTtatacaattaccaaaagtttaccctgcctttaaacataatcatcatttttttacatttttttttttttgggggggggggggtgttgtcaTCTGTTGTCATGGTTGTTTAAGAAACTATGTAAATTTTCTTGACATAAAATTCTACCTGTATAAGGCTTTTGTTAAGAATTGTAAGTTTGTTTATTGCTTGTGGGGTGATGTCATGAACAATAGCGATACTTGCAAAGCTATGGCATTTaatgtaaaaaatgtaaatacTATTTCATTATATACTGCATAGACATGAGGTCAATTATTTGTAACACATAAAATGGTCAATGTATGCTTTCTAAAACTTAACAACACAGGCCTGCAACTCCTTTCAACCTTGAAAGGGgaacttttattttgcaaaaggcacttctGTTGGCATATCTATGGGAATCTtctgaaagggcaccaaggccaatgtTGGGGCAACAGGCTATGTGCCCTTCATGTAGTTCCAGACCTCCGTTGAGTTGAGTCAATGTCAACCAACATTAAGAGAGATTGTCCACAAAAACTATGAGGAGACAACTATTTAGTGTTGTGTTGCTGTTTGGCACATTTATTCTAAAAACATAAAACTAATTGTTGGCTTCAAAAGTGttcaaattataataaaaattgaTGTATAAATGTTAAGAAGAGTACTCTGTCTAGTGtctacaggaatgtttttttgaaataaactgGTATGGTTTACACGAAAAAAGTTTGTGATAGCAATTTgattactttttcaaaatatctcttaattaaaaaaataattcacaataattttttaaagtcaagcctaaataaaactaattgcAGTGACAATAACTCTTTTACAGCATAGCAAAATGCTTCACAAAATTATCAATTTTATTGCTACTCAGAAATCACCATTTGCTACTCAGTATGAGCAATCAGCATGTTTTAGTCAAAATAGTTttaatttacattatttttctATGCAAAAGTGTTTGTACAATTTTGCTTTATACTCgtcttcatttttaaaagttcaaTTAGATTTTTAGATTGATTCAAGTGTATAAAATCAGTTACACTATTGCGATCCAAGAAACATATTAATTAAGAACTGCCCTTTTAGTGCGTCAAAATGTATGCGTGAAAATGtctgtcaacattttaaaaagataatGACAAAAAAATAGGGCTAAATATGAGATTGACGTTTCAAGTCCACATCTAGTACATTTGTCTTTGTTCTacccaaaatattttaaaatttacccagtgagtttcccttgcggtttattacttgataaaagTCAAAGACTTgtaacactatgtggacttatcCTTTCTACAGAGTGTTGCACAGTACACCTAGCCTTGATTCAAGGCTGTTGGTGAAGTGTGCCCCGGCCTGGAGCGTGGCACGATTCGGCAACAAAAACTGCACACAGTGTGTATACACGAACAACGTATACATTGTATgtgcagtacattgtacagcgagaacagtatagcgtagtcatgAGTTCGGTCGTGTCTTCAACCTCGTGCTACTTAGAAAGTACTCATGTACCGTAGTGTACTGTACAGATGGTAAATGTacagtatgtgtacatacgctgtacacgtattatatgcatgcttgtgttatgtatgggggtgcgctggcggaattcagtggggactgggattttgcaggtcgcggctggctggagcgccttgatcaaggctacagTACACGTAGGTCCTAATGTAATTTCTTcaacaaaggaatgtccacataGTGTCAGCAACACAgagctgttaaagacactggacgctattggtaattgtcaaagaccagtcttcccataTGGTGTATCTTAAcgcatgcatacaataacaaacctgtgatagtttgagctcaattggtcgtctaagttgagAGAGAtgaatgaatttaaaaaaacacccttgtcacataacgttgtgtgctttcaggtgcttgatttcgagacctcaaaatgtaaCTCTGAGGTCTTCAAATCacattcatggaaaattacttctttctcgaaaactacattacttcagagggagcagtttctcacaatgttttatactatcaacagctctccatttttcgttaccaagtaaggttttatgctaacttgtttttatagtaattaccaatagtgtccactgcctttaaggtgaagCTTCATTGATTTTGTTGATAAGTCTATTGGAACACATTGCACATTTGGAAACCTTATGGGGAGTTTATTGGGGACCCTACTGTATCCGAATGAAGTATTCCTTTAAAAGATTGTTTAAGCTGACGgcaaattattcttctcagccCATTGCAACCAGCCGCCAGGAAAGTGCCTTGCCctggaaaacaacaaaacaacgacataataataattttcacATGCATCtatttgaataaaaacacaaaactatctacatgtacttgaaacATGCATACTTCTTTTGAAGGTGTTttacaggattggtagagctgaccaAATAGTCATAGACAGTGGTCATGTTTTGTGTAATCAACCAAAACATGAAATAAACCTGTTACAATTTGGGCATAATCCTTGTGCGAGTCAGTAGAAAATAGTTAAAACCTCAACGCAATGTTGAGTATGTAAACACACTGTCCTTAACTTTGGTTGTCAAAACCGAAATAAGCTGTTGCATTTTAAAGGTTTTCGGATAACTATGCCAACAGTTTTCTTGTATATGAgtttatttcagagggaaatattttacagaaaagaaaaagcaGTTCTGTTATGAACTTCATTATCAGGCAGCTTTCagactgaaataaaacaatgttgttgatcCTTACCAATCCGTTCTATTAATaatatacagccttgtgcaacatatatgtgctactcggctaaatcaatcacaagaaccatctctgccctcacaggtacccatttacccctgggtgattAGACACAATTagagtcaagtgtcttgctcaatgacacaagtgtcacgacagggattcgaacccacaccctgatgactcagCAACCAGAACTTGAGTGCACTAAATCTTTTAAAGTAAAGTCAAAGAAACATTCAATTACTTGGTAAATCCTAGCTCTTTGGCAAGGTTGACTGCATTCAAGCTGCGTACTCCACTTCTGCAATGAAACACGATGTTGTCTTCCGCCTCCTTGGGCCGAGGGCTCTTGTATTTCATCTCAAACTTGTCTTCAGGTAGTCTCAAGGAGTCTACCAATTCACCCACTGGAAAGAGAAACATACAAACCACTTAGAAGAAATTAACAATCATTAGGCCATTCACAGCATAGACTGGTGGACAAGTGGTTGATGGTCTGCCGCGATGatatagtcgagttgtggcagTGCTCTCGCCAGATCACTTCATGCTCTCGCgtgaactgctggttgccgacttctttTTATAAATGGGGCCGTAGTTGGAGAGCAGAAGTCTCGCGGAGCCAGCAGTCTCGTGAGAATACCGCGGGTAGATTCGGAATAGAGTCGGACTGCTATCACCGCAACAGACATtttaacaacttgtccacaagtccaTCTACAGCAGGGCTCAAGTTTGGGTGGAAAATTTATTTTAAGAGGTGCTGCTTATAAAGAACACATTGTGAAGTCCCAAATcgcatttctgctttgtgtttctttgcttTGCTGTCCTCTTTTAACAACATGCGATACGGCGCGCTGaccatggtagcaaggctgggACCTAATACATACGAAGGTCTTAGAACCAAGACTAAGGATTGACTTACAAGGGATATGCGTTGAGCCGGTAATCTGCCCAAATTCAGCCAACTCTGCTGCTTCCCTCACATCAATCAGCTGAATGTCGCGACTTTCAATTCGCTTCACCAAACCCTCGTAAAATACATTGACGTCATCCTCCTCAAGGACTGAAGAGTCGCTGCTCCAGGCTCGGCAAAACTGGACTTGAGCTGtcaaaaaaaatttgaatttaaatttttttttgcaaaaagtagttaatggcctaacatttcgaccctagcagagtctttcttgaaggctaaatgacaacacaacaaatatgaacaaataaccccccaaaaaagcaTTACAAAAAGGTTGTACAGATTCTTTTTAGTTCTACTGAAAGTGCTTTATGTTCAGTTCCATGATCATTTTAGCTACACCCAGTCTTATCCAAACTTCCAACATACTGCGACTTAATCAGGCCATGTGCTTAAGCTTTTTGAAAAGTAGCCCacaatggcccaatttcatagaactgctaagcagaaaaaaagtagctaataagcacaacaaaatatgcttaccagaataagtttatatagccaaaatgccatgtaacatgtacaaattgtgactggtatcctgctcatttctgctaagcagcaaattgttaagcaatattttttgcttaacccAGGCTATTGGCCACATCTCCCAGGCTGCCTGAAACAAATTGCAAGCCCTTTTGTTGCAAAACCATACTCATTCTTTCGATTACTATGTAGCTGTGCAATACCAAATCAAACTAACACCAAAATGGAGGATTTTAAAAGGAGGTTTCATCCtcattttttgttcaatatttacATACATTTCACACATGTTGATTGAGACTGTTGTTGGAGAGGATTCTTGAAGATCAACCGGTGGAAAGATCTCACTTGATGAGAAGGAAGTCTGTGACTTGACTCACTGCTCAAGGAAGATGGAGTACATCTGCACATGGAGGTAAAAATGAATGATATCAGTATATAATAGAAGTTAAATTTGCTTCtgggataaataatattaatttggggTGTTACCCATACGTTAGGACTGTTAGTTggcgataacgtaactctcatGCCGACGGCAAAGCAGGAGGGTTCCCGCttcgccgtcggcaggaggattacgttatcgcaactttAGCACTATATACTATAGTACTTTCctaagttctgtgaaaaaaatcagtaGGCATatt
The sequence above is a segment of the Asterias amurensis chromosome 12, ASM3211899v1 genome. Coding sequences within it:
- the LOC139945202 gene encoding parkin coregulated gene protein-like, whose product is MSVAKGTRSHTKPIIADAFTVKSQMKNAQVISPKKAGAFVQSPGKPTEFRKFYERGDFPIALEHDTKGNKIAWKVEIDKLDYHHYLPMFFDGLKETAHPYEFFARQGVHDMLEHGGSNKILPVIPQLIIPIKEALNLRNPKVLCTTLKVLQHLVVSADMVGEALVPYYRQILPILNTFKAQNLNIGDGIDYGQQKRENVGDLIQETLEAFEKHGGDDAFINIKYMVPTFESSVLN
- the LOC139945203 gene encoding thiosulfate sulfurtransferase/rhodanese-like domain-containing protein 3 yields the protein MAAVVNRILTAPTVLNCRAGLTFGRRLACTPSSLSSESSHRLPSHQVRSFHRLIFKNPLQQQSQSTCVKSQVQFCRAWSSDSSVLEEDDVNVFYEGLVKRIESRDIQLIDVREAAELAEFGQITGSTHIPLGELVDSLRLPEDKFEMKYKSPRPKEAEDNIVFHCRSGVRSLNAVNLAKELGFTKARHFPGGWLQWAEKNNLPSA